The Luteitalea sp. genomic interval CTTTAATCTCTTTTGTACGCCCGTGACGTGTGCCATTTCCGAGGACTGAGGAATATTGCGGGGTGTACTGCGGAAATCTTCGCAGAACGTTCCCGTGAGGGGGGAGGGACCGGTCTTGGGTTCCTCACCGCTCATAGAGGTGATTCCGCGCACTTGCATTGGCGTCCAGCCTATCAGTACATTGTTGGCGTCACCCTCGAGCAACGGCCATGCGCGTCTTGAGTGCGCTTCGTCGAGATCATTACGACATCGAAGCTATGCTGGCGGTCTTTGAAGCCGCGGCGCGTCGACTCCAAGAGGGGCGCTACGTCGGTCCGGAGATGCTGGCAGGCATCCTCCGATTCTTCCGCCAGTCTGTCTGCGAATGCCATCACGAGAAGGAAGAGGCAGGGCTCTTCCCACTGCTTCTCGCAAGCCGACGAGAAGCAGAGTTAGTCTGCGCCTTGACCGCTCAACACGCGACTCACCGAGCGATGTTCGAGCAAACCACTCAGAAGCTGAAGCTATTGCAGCAGAAAGACGCGGGAGCTCGCGGTACCTTCATCGTCCACGTCCGAGAATGCGTCGCGAGCGTCCGTGAGCACGTAGGGCGTGAGAACCGGCTCTTTGACGAGACCGTGGCCGCACTGCTTACGGCAGCTCAGGATGAAGAACTGTCATCCACCTTTGGGAGCATCGAGCGGGTCACGATTGGCCCGACAGGACGCGAGTGGTACAACCAGGTGGTCGCCGACTATCGTGACATCGTGTCAACCCTGGGGCAAGTGGCCTGACGTGCGGTAGGCAGCCATGAAGCACATCGCAATGTTACCGCTGGTCGTCCTGATGGTCTTCCTTCTTCGAGTCAGTCAGACCACGCTGCCAGAGTATCGTGAAGTACGTGCGGTCGTCGCGACGATCATCGGGGATACGCGCGCCCTGCTCGAGAAAGAGGTCGCGGCCAAGGGCGCCGCAGGAGCAATTCCCGCCTGTGGTACCGTCGCGCTCGGCCTGGCCACACGCCATGAGGCAGAAGGCTGGCGTGTCCGCCGGGTGAGTCTCAAGGTTCGGAATCCGGCGGACACACCCGATCGCTACGAAACGACGGTTCTGCACCGGTTCGCGGTGCTCAAGGCGGAACGTCAGCTCGGCTCCGGCCATGAACACGCCGAAGTGGTCCAGGAGGACAGCCGCCGCTACCTGCGTTACATGCGACCGATCTTCATTGGATCACCCGTTTGCTTGCAGTGTCACGGTCCATCCGAGCACCTCTCGCCTGAGTTGAGGAATCAGCTTCAGAAGCTCTATCCCGACGACCAGGCGACGGGCTACGAGCTGGGGGATCTACGCGGCGCGGTCAGCGTGAAGATTCAGCTGAAATAGGAGCTGTCCGCAGCGCGGATGCTGCTCGCCATATCGCGCAACGTCACGCGTCATGTCTCCCTCCTACTGCGTGACCGTTCACACCCGTTGCACGATGCCCCGCTGCCGACTCGACAGGTTCGGCAGGCGGCACACGGTACTTTCCCACCCCCCAACGGCCCGGTGGCCATCACGCAATCCAGGATGCCGCGCCGGGCGGCCGCGTCAAGGCTCGCGCTTCGCGCGCCCGGCGGTGTTCAGGTGAGCGACGGGCCCAACACCAAGCCGATCACGAATGCGACGATGAGCCCCGATCGTGCTCCGGCTTCCGCGTTGTTTCAGTCGGCCTTTACCAACTGGTGCCCGATGATGGCGCTGCTGAGACGCGCCGGTGTCCGAGGTCGACACTGCCGCTGAACATGGCTCGGCAGCGCGCTGTCGGCCTCAAGGCTGCGTTAGGCGATCACCTGTTCATGCGAGAACTGCGGAATCCCGGCGCGCTGAGAGGCATGCTCGACCGTGATGATTTCTCACTACCCGATTTTCAAATTGCAGATTCCTGATCGAGCGGTCGCGCGCCCTTTCGGCCGCCCGTCTGTGCATCGACTGCGAACCGGCTGAGGAGCGAGGCGAACGACCGAGCAGACCACGCGACGAGCTCTCCACGTCCACCGCTGCGCACGTCAGCGCTCGTCGGCGACGGCAAGGGCTGGCGATGATCCGCTGGGCCGGATCTCGGTATGCCGGATCTGGCCGCCGAGATTCGCCGTCCACGCCAGAACAGCCGTGGTGATGATCAGCACGATCGCCGTCGTGCCGAGGAACCGTGTCGGAAGGACCGGATTCCGTCGCAGGAGAAACAGGCCGATGAGTCCGAGCACACCGAGCCCCTCCACCCCGACGAGGGCACCCGCGGCCCACGTCTCATGTTGCTCGATGAGTGCTTCACTGACGCCGGCCAGATGCTCGATGGCTTCCTCGGCTGGCTCGCCGGAGAGATAGACGGGAACGGCAAGCAGTGCCACGAGGACGAAGCCCCCACAGGACCGTATCGATGTCCACGTCAGCCGCGTACGGCGTACGAAGGGTCTTCGCCTCCGACACTGAGCCTCCTCGTGCGTTGCGCGGGCCGCGCGCCATTCGTGAAGAAGCAACAGCTGTGCCATCAGCAATGACACGGCGCGGTCCTTGCACAAGCTCCAAGTGAGGCGCGTGTGCCGGGCATCGACCGGCCGCGCGAAGAGCCCATGATCGAGATCAAGCAACCACGCTGAACCCCGCGACCGTATGCAGGATGGGTCGGCCCGCCGAGGAAATCCTCCGATACGCCGACGAGGTTTTGGCCCTCCGCGGGCGCACGAGCGTGTGCCGAATCATGGGGTTTTGGATTCCGCAGATCCTCGGCGAGACCGACGCTTCAGTCTTCACGTCGTCTTGCCAAGGGGGCCGCCGGCTTCGTCAAAGTAGCTTCGATACCCCGGTCCAGAACGCCAGGCGGGCTTGCCGCACGCCGTGCCCCTTCGGCTCCGGTTGCGAACATCGGCTGCTGCCACCCCTCGGACCGTGCTTTCTGACGCGTCATCAGGCGTCGCCGTTTCGGTTCTGCGTCTGGTCCGCCGGTTTTCGAGACCGCCCCCTGGTCAACGGCGTCCTGAAGACGACGCACTTCCTTGAGAATCCGCATGAAGCGCAGGCCGAACGGCGTCAGTTGGTATTCCACTTCAACGGGAGGCTTCTCACCGACGACCGTGCGCTGCACGATACCGAAGGCGGTCATCTTGCGCAGCCGCTCGTGCATCACCTTCGCCGACAACCCGGGGCAGGCCCGGAGAAACACACTGGGACGGCGGTGGCCTTCGGCGCACAGTTGGAGGAGATGGATCGACCATTTGCACCCGACGATGCTTTCGACCATCGAGGCGACGCGAATGGAGCGGCCCTCCGGCGATTCGCGTCGAGCACCACTCAAGGAGTCGTCCTCAACCATTTCGTAACTACCTTACCGAAAAGTGCATCCTTGACAAACCCCTAAGCCGTGTGCACTCTGCGTGAGATCTTTGACCGGAAATTCGCAAATGCCACCAGCTAGTACTAGAGGCTAATCGCTGATCCGAGCAATCGAAAGGATAATAATATCGCGCTTTTCCACCACTTGACAGACACGACCAAGGCAGACTTCATTCCAGAGCCAACCAAGATGGGAGTACGACATGTCACGTCTCATTACGGTGTGTCTCCTGCTCATCGCCACCGTGTCACGTGTCTCTGCGCAAGCCACCTCGGGCACGATCACGGGGGGAGTGCGGGATCCTGACGGCGCTGCGGTTCCCGCCGCTACAGTCGACATCACCGAGGTCACGAAAGGCGTCACCTTCAGTACCAAGACGAATGACCTCGGCTATTACACCCACGCCCGCGTCCCGGCCGGAGAGTACATCCTGACCGTAGAAAAGGCGGGGTTCAGGGGCTTCATTCGGGAGAGCGTTCTGCTGTCGGTCGACTCCACGGTCCGGGTAGACGTGAGCCTGACTTTGGGTGAGGTGAACGAGGAAGTGGTGGTGAGCGCGGCTGCTCCTCTTCTGAGAGGGGAACGCGCCGACGTCAGCACAACGCTGGAGAACCGGTTGATCACACAGGTGCCGACCGTCGGCCGCAACGTGGCGAATCTGCAGTTGCTCGCGCCAGGCGCCATGAGAGACGCGGGCCAAGTCGGCCTCGCGGAGAACCCCCAGGGGTCGGTGTCAATCAGCTCAAACGGCCAGCCCAACGGCGCTCGCAGCATGCAGCTCGACGGGGTCGACAACAACGAGAACGTGCTGGGCGGCAACGTCGTCATTCCGACGCAGGAGTCGGTCCGAGAGTTCAGAATCACCACCTCGACCTGGGATGCCGAGTTCGGCCGGGTGGGTGGCGCGCTCACACAGGTCGAGACGAAGTCCGGCACCAACACTCGTCCCGGCTGTCCTGAATGAAACGGACGGCTTCCCGCCGGAAGAGATCGGTCGCATACATCCCCTGGTCGGCTTTCGTGCGCGCATTGTTTCTGAACATCGAGTGCACGCCGTAGCGCTCGTGGGTGTAATCGTCGATCCCATTGTTCCCATGCCCGTAGAAGTAATCGAACCCACGTTGGAGCGGGAGAAAGCGACGGGCCTGACCGAGGTCCCACTTCCCGATGACGGCGCTGGTGTATCCCGCGGTCTTGAGCGCGTCGCCAGCGGTCTTCTCGCGCGGATCGAGCCCCAGCGTCATCTCCGGCGACATGGCGTATTCCAAAGCACTGTACCGGTGCCCGTAGTTCACCATGTCGTTGCGGATCATCTCGTAGACCCCGTTCCGCTGCGGGTATCGTCCGGTAATGAGACCGCTCCGTGACGGCGTGCACACCGACGCGGTCATATAAAAGCTGGTCCCGCGGTCCTCGACCCGCTCTTCCAACGGGCGGAGGCGCACCCGATATCACGATGGAGCTGGAAAGCGAGGAGGCGATCGAGCGCATGATGCGGACTTCCGGCAACGCCGGCGTGCTCACGCACCACCGTGCGACGGCCAGCGGATTCCGCTGCCTGCGCCTGAAAGAATCCGAGATCGCGTGTGACGTCTGGCTCGTCTCTCCTCCCGAAGACCGCCTGCCGCATGCCGCTCGCGTGTTCTGCGACCGTTGCAGGCATGCTTCACGGCGCCACCGTGCGTCACGGCGCAACGGCTAACCGCAATCCGGCGATGAGTACGACACCGACGAGAGCTGGCATTACATCAACACGGCCCGGGCCGTATACCGCCTGACGGGCAAGCCGGAGCATGTGGGCTACCTCAATCACCGCGCGGGTCACACGCCGACACCAAAGGCAGTGTCATTCGCGCTCGAGTGGCTGAATCACTTCCTGAAGCCGTGAGCGACGGCGACCTTCCGGGGCCACTGCGAGTTGTCCTCACGCGCGCTGATGAGCGCTGACCGCTCCGGCTGGATCCGGCCGCACGAGTCAATCGCGCGCGACACAACCGTATGAATGCCCGGTGCGGCGTCGGTCCACTCGAACGTCCAGAGCGACCAGGCGTGCGGATCTCCTCGGCGCTCCAGCGTCGCGCTCCTCCACGGCTGGCCGTCGATCTGCACCTCCACGCGCTCGATGGCGTGCGGGCCGCCCCACGCCGCACCGGCAATTCGGCAGCCAGCGCCCGCGCGGTCAACGCGCGCCGCCACCGACTTCAACCGGTTTCGGCTGATCGAGGTCTCGAGCACGAGGCCGCCGCGACCGCTCTGGATCGAGTGGTAGTTGCGAGCCATGTGGCGGCCCTCGTAGCGACGGTCCAGCACGAGGATTCGGTTCAGCCACTTGACCTGTGTCATGCCGTACCAGCCAGGCAGCACGAGACGAAGCGGATAGCCGTGCTCCGGCGGGAGCGGCCGCCCGTTGAGCTGCAGTGCGAGGAGCGCATCGCCTTCGAGGGCGTCCTGGATGAAGATGCTGCGGCCGTGGGGCGCGGCCAGCTCACGGTCTCCCGCCGGCCATTTCGGCTCGAGCTCGATGTCGACGCCGAAGAACACCACCTCGCGCGCTTCGGGCAGAATGCCACACTCGCGCAGCAGCGGCCCGAGCTGAGGACCGCTCCACACGCCGTTGCTCACCAGCCCGTTCATGATCCGGGAGTGTCCGGTGTTCCCGGAGCACTCGATCGTGGCGGCGACGCGGCGGGCCGGCAACGCCGCGAGATCCGCATAGGTGAGCGTGCGCGCGCGGGCGACCGATCCCGTGATCTCCAGCCTCCAGTCGCGCACATCGACCTGGACGACCGGCTTGGTCTGGTGAAACGTGAAGAAGCGCTCCGCCGGCGTCTGCCAGCTCGTCAGCGTTCGGAGGTCGAACAGCTTGACACGAGGGCCGGATGCCTGGAGGTCGACCCGAAACTCAGCGCCGTAGTCCACGAACGCCACCCCCTCATCTGCGGGCCGGGAGAAGGGCAACAACACGATCGATGCGAGCGCATTCCTGCGCGTGACGATCATCCCGCGCACCTCGAGGTTAGAATCCTGGGCACGGTGTTTCGAACCATTGCAGCCATTGCGTTGGGCGTCCTCGTTGGCTTCTCTGCCGGGCAATCGCAGGAGCTCGGTCTCGGCCGCATCGATTTTCCCACGTCGGAGTCCGGCCGGGCACAGCAGCGCTTCCTGCGCGGTGTCGGCTTTCTGCACAGCTTTCAGTATCGCGAGGCACGGGATGCGTTCCGCGCCGCGCAACGCGCCGCTCCCGCGTTCGTCATGGCGTACTGGGGCGAGGCGATGACCGACAACGAGCCCTTGTGGTTCGCGCAGGACATCGCCTCCGCGCGCGGCGTGCTCGAGCGGCTCGGCCCGACGCCCGAAGCGAGGCGCGCGAAGGCGCCCACACCACGAGAAGCGGCCTACTTGAATGCAGTCGAGATCCTCTACGGGAACGGCAAGAAAGAAGAGCGTGACGTGAAGTACGCCGCCGCGATGCAGCGCCTGCACGCGCGCTATCCAGACGATGACGAAGCGGCTGCGTTCTTCGCCCTCAGCCTCCTCGGTACATCCCACGAGGGGCGGGACGTTTCCACTTTCATGCGCGCCGCCGCGATCGCCGAAGAGATTCTGACCAACAACCCGGAGCACCCCGGGGCGCTCCACTACGCCATCCACTGCTACGACGACCCGGCTCATGCGCCGCTCGGATTACGCGCCGCACGTGCGTATGCGAAGGCGGCCCCGGAGGCGCCTCACGCACGGCACATGCCCTCCCACATCTTCTTCGCGATGGGGATGTGGAATGAGGCAGCGCAATCGAATGAAGAGGCGTTCGAAGCGTCGAAGCGAAGCGCCGAACGTACGGGCCGCGAGTTGGAATCTGGAGGCTACCATGCGCTCTGGTGGCTTCAATACGCGTCCCTGCAGCAGGGCCGATTCGCCGATGGGCGCAAGGCACTGGAGACGATGGAGCGACTGGCGGCGGAGCGGTCCACACCGCTGGCGCGCTTCCATGTCGTGCAGACGCGCGCGATGTATGCGCTCGAGACAGGCGAGCCCTACGAGTGTCGACGAACGTGGCGGCGCCGGACCGGCTAAGCTTTGCGGCGCACCATCTCGCCGCGGGATTGAGCGCGCTGAATCACGGCAAGCGCGACGAGGCCACGCAGGCGCTCGCCGCCATTCGCACGATATCGGGCAGGGTGGGATCATGGCAGGACGTGCGTCAGATGGACCACATGCATCCCGTCGATGCGCAGGCGGTTTCAATCATGGAGCGGGAGCTCGCGGCCATGCTGTCAATGACCGACGGCCAGAGCACCAAGGCCCTCGAGCTGATGAGGGCCGCTGTGGCAATTGAAGACAAGACGCCGTACGAAGCCGGACCTTCGTCTCCACCCAAACCGGCGCACGAGCTGCTCGGCGAGATGCTCCTGTCGCTCGGACAGCCGCAGCTCGCCCGCGTGCAGTTCGAGCTGGCGCTCCGGCGCGCGCCGGCGCGTGCTCTGTCGCTGCTCGGGCGTGCACGCGCGCTCGCAGGCATGGGGAGCGACGCCGCCGCACGCGAGACCTACCTGCAGTTGCAGCGCATGTGGCAGCGCGCCGACCCGGCCATCGTCAAGGCATTGGAGCAGAGCCTCTCACGCCTGCCAAGCGCACGCGGAAGCGATAGATATCAGAACTGAATTCGGAAGCCGACCTGAAACTGCCGCTCCTCGCTTGCCGTTGAGATCTGCCCGAAGGAGCTGGCGTTCACATTGCCGTTCGGGTTACCGAACTTTGGTGTGTTGGTGAAGTTGAACGCCTCCATGCGGAGCTCCAGCGTCGTTCCTCCGGTCAGGCGAAAGATGCGAAACAGCCCAAAGTCCCAGTTCACCCGCCCGGGGCCGTACAGCGAATTGAACCCCGCCGTCCCGAAGCGTGGCTCGGTGACCGGCGCGAAGGCCGTCGTATCGAAATAGGGCTGTCCTGGTCCAACGCCGCCGAGAATCTCCACCTCCGGCTTCACCTGGTCGGCACGTTGCGTGTTGCCTGGCGCGTTGAGCGCGTTTCCGGACGCGGTGATGGAGAACGGGCGGCCACTCATCACCGAGATAATGCTGTTGGTCTGCCAGTTGCCGAGAATGGTGGACCATACGCCTGGCTCGTTCAGCCACCGCTGGCTTCGGCCGAACGGCAGCGCGAGGATGTTCGTGATCTGGAGGTTGTGCCGGCGCACGAGGCCGCTGACGGAGCGGTTCAAGTGGTAGTACTCCGGAATCATGATCCGGACCGTGCTGTCGCTGCGATCCAGCCCAGAATCGCTGATGGCCTTGGCCCAGGTGTAGGCGGCCGTGAGCGAGAAGCCGTCGGAGAAGCGCCGCTGAACATGCGCCTGCAGGGCATCGTAATGGCTGTTGCCCACCGGTGCCACCTCGCGCGTGTCGGCGCTTCGGCC includes:
- a CDS encoding DUF3365 domain-containing protein, translated to MKHIAMLPLVVLMVFLLRVSQTTLPEYREVRAVVATIIGDTRALLEKEVAAKGAAGAIPACGTVALGLATRHEAEGWRVRRVSLKVRNPADTPDRYETTVLHRFAVLKAERQLGSGHEHAEVVQEDSRRYLRYMRPIFIGSPVCLQCHGPSEHLSPELRNQLQKLYPDDQATGYELGDLRGAVSVKIQLK
- a CDS encoding sulfatase-like hydrolase/transferase; this translates as MTASVCTPSRSGLITGRYPQRNGVYEMIRNDMVNYGHRYSALEYAMSPEMTLGLDPREKTAGDALKTAGYTSAVIGKWDLGQARRFLPLQRGFDYFYGHGNNGIDDYTHERYGVHSMFRNNARTKADQGMYATDLFRREAVRFIQDSRDECWCRTSSRPV
- a CDS encoding molybdopterin-dependent oxidoreductase; protein product: MSRVVVAVDGVVERPGVLRVVGQNLFGDRGGAHESGNVPPLVGCTEEAEGEERSRFVIVWIARVQALHRGGVLHVTLFFLAVPVEDLDCIQVGRFSWCGRLRAPRFGRRAEPLEHAARGGDVLREPQGLVVGHRLAPVRHDERGSGALRGAERIPCLAILKAVQKADTAQEALLCPAGLRRGKIDAAETELLRLPGREANEDAQRNGCNGSKHRAQDSNLEVRGMIVTRRNALASIVLLPFSRPADEGVAFVDYGAEFRVDLQASGPRVKLFDLRTLTSWQTPAERFFTFHQTKPVVQVDVRDWRLEITGSVARARTLTYADLAALPARRVAATIECSGNTGHSRIMNGLVSNGVWSGPQLGPLLRECGILPEAREVVFFGVDIELEPKWPAGDRELAAPHGRSIFIQDALEGDALLALQLNGRPLPPEHGYPLRLVLPGWYGMTQVKWLNRILVLDRRYEGRHMARNYHSIQSGRGGLVLETSISRNRLKSVAARVDRAGAGCRIAGAAWGGPHAIERVEVQIDGQPWRSATLERRGDPHAWSLWTFEWTDAAPGIHTVVSRAIDSCGRIQPERSALISAREDNSQWPRKVAVAHGFRK